GAGGTAGATGGCGGCGGTGAAAGTACCAAGCTGCGCCAGCGCGCTCCAGCCATAGGTGGCGATGGCGGTGCCGATAAGGGCGGCCGATCCGATCGGGGTCAGGCGGATGACCCATCCCAGGATCGCGCGCACCACGGCGAGCAGCGAGCGCACGAAGGCGAGGAACGGCTCCGCCTTGGCCCCGACCTTTAGCGTGGCGAGGCCGACCGCGATCGAGATGACCAGCAATTGCAGGATGTTGAAGGACAGGCTGGTGGTCGCCGCGCCGCCTTCCGCAACCTTGGTGCTGCCCGACAGGGCCAGGCTGTTGGCGGGCACCAGCCCTTTGAGGAAATCGAGCCAGCCGCCGACAGATTCCGGCTGCTTGGCCGCCAGCGCGGCGCTGCTGAGGCCGATGCCCGGCTGCACGATGACGCCGATGGTGATGCCGATGGCCACCGCGATCAGCGCGGTGATCGCGAACCAGAGCAGGGTCTGCCCGGCCAGCCGCGCGGCGTTGTCCAGCGCGCGCAGATTGGCGATCGATGCGACGATGGCGGCGAAGACCAATGGCGGCACGATCGCCTTCAGCAGCGAGACGAAGATCGAACCGACTGTCTTGAGCGTCGTCGCCAGCCAGTTGAGATCGCCGTCCGGCCCCGCGCCGATCTGGCGGGCGACAAGGCCCAGCAGCAGGCCCACGACCATGCCGGCAAGCACCTGAAATCCGAAACTGCGATACTGGAGGGCCATGACTCTTTTTCCTCTGGGCAAGCGGCGGCCTATATCGGATGCGCATTGTCCGATTGCGCGCAAGCAATTCTTTCAAGGGATGCAGCGCGGATAAGGCTGTCCTCTTTCCGCAAGCGCGATTTCCATCGGAAATCGCGTTAAATCAAAAATCTAATGTAGCCGGGCCGATGCAATCGGATCGACTATTCCAGACCCATGGTCAAACGCATTGGCCGGGCCGATCCGCTATGCCACAAAAGCATGATCGGTCCATCAGGGAGTGTAAATATATGACGATGCGGGGCGCATTGATGGGGGTGGCGCTGCTGGTCCTGCCGCAGGGCGTGCAGGCGGCGGCGGATGCGGGGACGGCGAAGGATATTCTCATGCGCTCCATCGCTCATCGCACCGTGGAGGGGGCGGGGCAGGTGCCCGGACTGGCTAATTATTATGCTGGCGTGCTCAAGACGGCGGGCTTTGCCGACGGGGACATCGTCATCACGCCGATGGGCGAGACGGCGACCCTGGCGGCGACGATCAAGGGCAGCGACCCGAAGCTGAAGCCCCTGGCCCTGATCGGCCATATGGATGTGGTGGCGGCGAACCGCGCCGACTGGACCCGCGATCCCTTCGTCCCGGTGGAGGAGAATGGCTATATTTTCGGGCGCGGGGCGGAGGATAATAAATATGATGTCGCGATGATGGTCGCGACCCTGGCGCACCTGAAGAAGGAAGGCTGGAAGCCGCGCCGCACCGTCATCCTGCTGCTGTCGGGGGATGAGGAGACCGGCATGGTCACGACCAGGGCGCTCGCGATGCAATATCGGGACGTCGAATTGCTGCTGAACGGCGATGGCGGCGGCGGGCTGCTCAACGACGCGGGCAAGCCCGTTCTCTACCAGTTGCAGGCGGGCGAGAAGACCTATGCCGATTTCGAGATCGGCTTCACCGATGCGGGCGGCCATTCGAGCGCGCCGACGCCGGACAATCCCATCTACCGGCTGGCGAAGGCGATCGACCGGATCGTCGCCTATCAGTTTCCGCCCATGCGCAACGAATTGACCAGGGCGTCGCTGGCGCTGTCCGCCGACCGGATGGACGGCGAGGTGGGGCAGGCGATGCGGCGCTTTGCCGAAACGGGCGATCCGGCCGCCGCCGACCTGCTCTCCTCCCGGCCGGAGTTCATCGGGCAGGTGCGCACGACATGCGTCGCAACCATGGCGCAGGCGGGCCATGCGCTCAACGCCCTGCCGCAAAGCGCGAAGGTCAGCGTCAATTGCCGCATCTTCCCCGGCGTGCCGATCGCGGACGTCAAGGCGCAACTGGTGAAGGTGATCGCTGATCCGACCGCAACAGTCACGACTTTGAACGATCCGACCGGCAGCGATGCCTCGCCGCTGCGGGCCGATGTGGTGAAGGCGGTCAGGGAAGCCGTGACGGCACGTGCGCCGGGTGTCACGGTGATGCCGGGCATGTCGGCCGGGGCCACCGACAGCCTCTATTTCCGGGCGCTGGGCGTGCCGAGCTATGGCGTTTCCAGCCTGTTCATGAAGGCTGAGGACGGTTTCGCCCACGGCCTGAACGAGCGGGTGCCGGTAGCGGGCATAGGTGCGTCGCTGGAGCAATGGGACCGGGTCGTCCGGGCGCTGGCGAGGTAGGGAGAACCCCGGAAATCGTCATTCCCGCGGAGGCGGGAACCCATTTCCCAACCGTTGTTTCAGGTGGCACGGTCAGGAGATGGATTCCCGCTTCCGCGGGAATGACGTTATCTTTTGTTCGAGCGAAGCTCAGCCCCGCACCGCAATCCCGTTCGCGGCGGAGAGCACGGCCTTGACTGATGCGGTCGCTACGTCGCTGTCGGTGCCGATGCCGAAGACAGTGCGGCCGTCGGGGGTACGGCATTCGACATAGGCGGCGGCGTTCACATTCGTACCCGCGCCGATCGCATGTTCGCTATAATCGGCGATCTCCAACTCCACGCCCAGTTCGTCGCGCAGCGCGGCCAGAACCGAGGAGATGAGGCCGTTGCCGCGCCCGGAAATGGAGCGCTCGCCACCCTGATGGGCGATCTTGCCGGTGAAGATGCGATCGCCCGCCGCGCCGCCTTCCTGATAGTCGATCAGCGCATAAGGCTGGTCGTCGGTCAGGCAATAATGCTCTTCGAACGCGGTGGAAATGTCGGCGGCATTGAGTTCGCGGCTCGACTGGTCGGCAAATGCCTGCACCACCTTCGAAAAGTCCGCCTGCATCTTCTTGGGCAGCTTATAGCCCTTGTCCTGTTGCAGCACCCAGGCGACGCCGCCCTTGCCCGACTGCGAATTGACGCGGATGACCGCTTCATAGTCGCGGCCCAGATCCTTGGGGTCGATCGGCAGATAGGGGACGTTCCAAATCTGGTCGTTGCGGGCTTCCTGCGCGGCAAAGCCCTTCTTGATCGCGTCCTGATGGCTGCCCGAAAAGGCGGTGAACACCAGTTCGCCGGCATAGGGATGGCGCGGGTGGACGGGCAACTGGTTGCAATATTCGACGGTCTGGATGACCTCGTCGATGTCGCTGAAATCCAGTTCCGGGTTGATGCCCTGCGTGTACATGTTGAGCGCGACCGTCACCAGGTCGCAATTGCCGGTGCGCTCGCCATTGCCGAACAGGCATCCTTCGACGCGATCCGCGCCCGCCATGATGCCCAGTTCCGCCGCCGCGACGCCGGTGCCCCGGTCGTTATGCGTGTGCAGCGATATCACCACGCTGTCGCGCCTGGAGATATTGCGGCAGATCCATTCGATCTGGTCGGCATAGATATTGGGGGTGGCGCACTCGACGGTGGCGGGCAGGTTCAGGATCAGCGGCCGCTCCAGCGTCGGCTGGAGAATGTCCATCACCGCTTCACAGCATTCCAGGCTGAAATCCAGCTCCGCGGTGGAGAAGGTTTCGGGCGAATATTCGAAATGCCAATCGGTGTCGGGCTGCTTGGCGGCATGATCGCGCAGCAGCTTGGCGGCGTTGACCGCAATCGCCCGGATCTCCGGCCGCTCCATCTGGAACACGATGTTGCGCCAGGCGGGCGAAATCGCGTTGTAGACATGGACGATCGCCTTCTTCGCGCCGCGCAGGCTTTCGAAGGTGGTGGCGATCAGGTCGGCGCGCGCCTGCGTCAGCACCTGCGGGAATACATCGTCGGGGATCGCGCCGTCGCGGACCAGGCTGGAAATGAAATCGAATTCGGTCGCGCCGGCCGCCGGGAAGCCGACTTCGATCTCCTTGACGCCGACCTTGAGCAGCAGGTCGAAGAAGCGGCGCTTCTTTTCGGCGTTCATCGGATCGATCAGCGACTGGTTGCCATCGCGCATGTCGGTCGACAGCCAGCGGGGCGCCTTCGTGATGACGTTGGACGGCCATTGGCGATTGGGCAGATCCACCTGCGGGAAGGCGCGGTATTTCTGCGTGGGGTCGGTCAGCATCATGGGATCAAACTACTTCCTGCAACGGGGCGCGGCCATGATTCGGAAAAGGGGCGCTCCCGATGTACGACTTGACTGTGATGGATGCCCTTAGGCGGATCGACGCTGCCCTTAGCCGGAAGGCAGCACAAAAGCCACGCCTA
This genomic stretch from Sphingobium sp. BYY-5 harbors:
- a CDS encoding dicarboxylate/amino acid:cation symporter; amino-acid sequence: MALQYRSFGFQVLAGMVVGLLLGLVARQIGAGPDGDLNWLATTLKTVGSIFVSLLKAIVPPLVFAAIVASIANLRALDNAARLAGQTLLWFAITALIAVAIGITIGVIVQPGIGLSSAALAAKQPESVGGWLDFLKGLVPANSLALSGSTKVAEGGAATTSLSFNILQLLVISIAVGLATLKVGAKAEPFLAFVRSLLAVVRAILGWVIRLTPIGSAALIGTAIATYGWSALAQLGTFTAAIYLGLALVLLVVYPTLLIANGLKPGPFFAKAWPAIQLGFVSRSSVGTLPVTETVTERLGVDKGYAAFAIPLASTTKMDGCASIYPALAAIFVAGFYGIPLHFIDYVLIVFVSVIGSAATAGLTGAIVMLTLTLSTLGLPLEGAGLLLAIDPILDMGRTAVNVAGQVLVATLVAKREGILDESAYYGAGETVVAA
- the leuA gene encoding 2-isopropylmalate synthase — translated: MMLTDPTQKYRAFPQVDLPNRQWPSNVITKAPRWLSTDMRDGNQSLIDPMNAEKKRRFFDLLLKVGVKEIEVGFPAAGATEFDFISSLVRDGAIPDDVFPQVLTQARADLIATTFESLRGAKKAIVHVYNAISPAWRNIVFQMERPEIRAIAVNAAKLLRDHAAKQPDTDWHFEYSPETFSTAELDFSLECCEAVMDILQPTLERPLILNLPATVECATPNIYADQIEWICRNISRRDSVVISLHTHNDRGTGVAAAELGIMAGADRVEGCLFGNGERTGNCDLVTVALNMYTQGINPELDFSDIDEVIQTVEYCNQLPVHPRHPYAGELVFTAFSGSHQDAIKKGFAAQEARNDQIWNVPYLPIDPKDLGRDYEAVIRVNSQSGKGGVAWVLQQDKGYKLPKKMQADFSKVVQAFADQSSRELNAADISTAFEEHYCLTDDQPYALIDYQEGGAAGDRIFTGKIAHQGGERSISGRGNGLISSVLAALRDELGVELEIADYSEHAIGAGTNVNAAAYVECRTPDGRTVFGIGTDSDVATASVKAVLSAANGIAVRG
- a CDS encoding M20/M25/M40 family metallo-hydrolase — protein: MTMRGALMGVALLVLPQGVQAAADAGTAKDILMRSIAHRTVEGAGQVPGLANYYAGVLKTAGFADGDIVITPMGETATLAATIKGSDPKLKPLALIGHMDVVAANRADWTRDPFVPVEENGYIFGRGAEDNKYDVAMMVATLAHLKKEGWKPRRTVILLLSGDEETGMVTTRALAMQYRDVELLLNGDGGGGLLNDAGKPVLYQLQAGEKTYADFEIGFTDAGGHSSAPTPDNPIYRLAKAIDRIVAYQFPPMRNELTRASLALSADRMDGEVGQAMRRFAETGDPAAADLLSSRPEFIGQVRTTCVATMAQAGHALNALPQSAKVSVNCRIFPGVPIADVKAQLVKVIADPTATVTTLNDPTGSDASPLRADVVKAVREAVTARAPGVTVMPGMSAGATDSLYFRALGVPSYGVSSLFMKAEDGFAHGLNERVPVAGIGASLEQWDRVVRALAR